The following proteins are co-located in the Siansivirga zeaxanthinifaciens CC-SAMT-1 genome:
- a CDS encoding transglutaminase family protein, with protein MALKVVISHKTKYKYDRPVSLSPHVFRLRPAPHSRTPIESYSIKIKPENQFFNWQQDPFGNYIARLVFPEKTTELSIDVEIIADLKTINPFDFFVEKYAEEYPFEYDETLKKELLPYLEITDRGELLQDFLKKIDFSPRKTIYFLIDINRKIYEYLNYNIRMDPGVQTCEETLSQKNGSCRDYAWLFVQTLRHLGFGARFVSGYLVQLKSDEKSLDGPSGPEEDFTDLHAWAEVYIPGAGWIGFDATSGLLAGEGHIPLACTPSFESAAPVSGMTDVCETEFFFENSVTRIFESPRVTKPYTEEQWNAIYKLGRKVEKQLVKGDVRLTMGGEPTFVSIDDMEAPEWNTDADGPHKRQLAKDLSARLYDVFGKGAILHQAQGKWYPGEPLPRWQIEICWRKDGKKIWHDRSLFSLFAENPVIPADADKLFLQTLTKYLGVTDATIKPTYEDSFYFLWQEGQMPIDIDPTQENGNLLVKDKLKEILANGTSKPTGYVLPINNTRGDWYTCFWEFRRQHLFLIPGNSPIGLRLPLDSLLLKPFDEEFPVYIPDNFSKKKVLPSYKRVVSKRVEDILNNGLPHNKTNYFIRTALCAEIRDGKLHLFLPPVDSIEIFLDLMASIEATAKELSIPVVLEGYDAPKDHRLESMKVTPDPGVIEVNVQPANNWEELCNNTTTLYSEAKKSRLGTEKFMLDGKHTGTGGGNHVTLGGTSPADSPLLRKPSLLRSLLTFWQHHPGLSYLFSGAFVGATSQAPRIDEARMENLYELEIAFDQIPKDGEVPFWLTDRLFRHLLTDLTGNTHRAEFCIDKLYSPDSSSGRLGILELRAFDMPPHPQMSLMQNLLVRTLVAWFWKKPYEHKLVRWGTELHDKFLIEHFVREDIKDIVGQLNKAGYDFKEDWFDPFFEFRFPLHGMVEINNIHLELRAGIEPWNVLGEEATGNGTARYVDSSVERLQVKVKNFNNDRYVLTCNGIKVELRSTPVKEQFVAGVRYKAWNPYSALHPTIDVDTPLVFDIVDTWNRRSIGGCTYFVSHPGGRSYDSHPINSFEAESRRINRFWEFGHTQGEIENISQESSDSSRKSVEEKESGKKFSYKVLPTNFEFPNTLDLRKK; from the coding sequence ATGGCTTTAAAAGTTGTAATTTCACACAAAACAAAATACAAATACGATCGACCTGTTTCATTATCACCTCACGTTTTCAGATTACGTCCTGCACCACACAGCAGAACGCCTATCGAATCGTATTCTATAAAAATTAAACCCGAAAATCAATTTTTCAATTGGCAACAAGATCCTTTTGGAAATTATATTGCGCGTTTGGTTTTTCCTGAAAAAACAACAGAGTTGTCTATCGATGTTGAAATTATAGCCGATTTAAAAACCATCAACCCGTTTGATTTCTTTGTTGAAAAATATGCCGAAGAATATCCGTTTGAATACGATGAAACCTTAAAAAAGGAGTTACTTCCTTATTTAGAAATTACAGACAGAGGTGAGCTTTTACAAGACTTTTTAAAAAAAATAGATTTTTCACCAAGAAAAACCATCTATTTTTTAATTGATATCAATAGAAAAATATACGAATATCTTAATTACAATATTCGTATGGATCCTGGGGTTCAAACCTGTGAGGAAACTTTATCTCAGAAAAATGGATCTTGTCGTGATTACGCCTGGTTATTTGTACAAACATTAAGACATTTAGGCTTTGGAGCCCGTTTTGTTTCGGGGTATTTAGTTCAGTTAAAATCTGATGAAAAATCATTAGACGGTCCTTCAGGTCCTGAAGAAGATTTTACCGATTTACATGCCTGGGCCGAAGTTTATATTCCTGGTGCTGGTTGGATAGGATTTGATGCAACCTCTGGTTTATTAGCTGGCGAAGGCCATATACCACTGGCTTGTACACCTTCATTTGAAAGTGCCGCACCCGTTTCTGGTATGACCGATGTTTGTGAAACCGAATTTTTCTTTGAAAACTCGGTAACTCGAATTTTCGAATCGCCACGTGTAACAAAACCTTACACCGAAGAACAATGGAACGCTATTTATAAATTAGGTCGTAAAGTTGAAAAACAATTAGTTAAAGGCGATGTAAGACTAACTATGGGTGGTGAACCAACCTTTGTTTCCATAGACGATATGGAAGCACCAGAATGGAACACCGATGCCGATGGACCACATAAAAGACAACTTGCCAAAGACCTATCGGCAAGATTATATGATGTTTTTGGAAAAGGTGCCATTTTACATCAAGCACAAGGAAAATGGTATCCAGGAGAACCTTTACCAAGATGGCAAATAGAAATTTGCTGGAGAAAAGATGGTAAAAAGATTTGGCACGACCGAAGCTTATTTTCACTTTTTGCTGAAAATCCTGTTATTCCTGCAGATGCCGACAAACTATTTTTACAAACACTTACCAAATATTTAGGGGTAACAGATGCTACCATAAAACCTACATACGAAGATTCTTTTTATTTTCTGTGGCAAGAAGGTCAAATGCCTATAGACATCGACCCTACACAAGAAAATGGTAATCTTTTAGTAAAAGATAAACTAAAAGAAATTCTGGCGAATGGTACTTCAAAACCAACGGGATACGTATTACCAATTAACAATACCAGAGGCGATTGGTATACTTGTTTTTGGGAATTTAGAAGACAACACCTTTTCTTAATTCCTGGTAACTCCCCTATTGGATTGCGTTTACCTCTAGATTCTCTATTACTTAAACCTTTCGATGAAGAATTCCCGGTTTATATACCAGATAATTTCTCTAAAAAGAAAGTTTTACCAAGTTACAAACGCGTCGTTTCTAAAAGAGTGGAAGACATTTTAAATAATGGCCTACCACATAACAAAACAAATTATTTTATTAGAACCGCTTTATGTGCCGAAATACGCGATGGTAAGTTACATTTGTTCTTACCACCTGTTGATAGCATTGAGATATTTTTAGATTTAATGGCTTCTATTGAAGCTACCGCCAAAGAATTATCGATACCTGTTGTTTTAGAAGGTTATGATGCTCCAAAAGATCACAGGTTAGAATCTATGAAAGTAACCCCTGATCCTGGTGTTATTGAAGTAAATGTTCAACCAGCTAATAACTGGGAAGAGCTTTGTAATAACACAACTACATTATATTCTGAAGCTAAAAAATCACGTTTAGGCACCGAAAAATTCATGTTAGATGGTAAACACACCGGAACTGGTGGTGGAAACCACGTAACCTTGGGCGGTACATCGCCTGCCGATAGTCCGTTGTTAAGAAAACCGAGTCTATTAAGAAGTTTATTAACATTCTGGCAACATCATCCAGGACTTTCTTATTTGTTTTCTGGAGCATTCGTTGGGGCTACCAGTCAGGCGCCAAGAATTGATGAGGCTCGCATGGAAAATTTATACGAATTAGAAATTGCTTTCGACCAAATTCCAAAAGATGGCGAAGTGCCTTTCTGGTTAACCGATAGACTTTTTCGTCACCTACTAACAGATTTAACAGGAAATACGCATCGTGCAGAATTCTGTATCGATAAATTATATTCTCCAGACTCATCGTCTGGTCGCTTAGGTATCTTGGAGCTTCGTGCTTTCGATATGCCTCCGCATCCTCAAATGAGCTTAATGCAAAATTTATTGGTAAGAACCTTAGTGGCTTGGTTCTGGAAAAAACCTTACGAACATAAATTAGTTCGTTGGGGCACAGAATTACACGATAAATTTTTAATCGAACATTTTGTTAGAGAAGACATTAAAGATATTGTTGGGCAATTAAATAAAGCTGGATACGATTTTAAAGAAGATTGGTTCGATCCGTTCTTTGAATTTAGATTTCCACTTCACGGTATGGTCGAAATAAACAACATCCATTTAGAATTAAGAGCTGGTATTGAACCATGGAATGTTTTAGGTGAAGAAGCCACCGGAAACGGTACAGCCCGTTATGTTGACTCTTCGGTAGAACGTTTACAGGTAAAAGTTAAAAACTTCAATAACGATAGGTATGTGTTAACATGTAATGGCATAAAAGTGGAATTGCGCAGTACGCCTGTAAAAGAACAATTTGTTGCAGGTGTGCGTTATAAAGCCTGGAATCCGTATTCTGCTTTACATCCAACCATTGATGTTGATACACCATTAGTTTTTGATATTGTAGACACATGGAATAGACGCTCTATTGGTGGTTGTACTTATTTTGTTTCACATCCTGGAGGACGCTCTTACGATTCGCATCCAATTAATAGTTTTGAAGCCGAATCGAGACGTATTAATCGTTTCTGGGAATTTGGTCATACCCAAGGTGAAATTGAAAATATTTCACAGGAATCATCAGATTCTTCAAGAAAAAGTGTTGAAGAGAAAGAAAGTGGAAAAAAATTCTCATATAAAGTGCTTCCAACTAATTTTGAATTCCCAAATACGTTAGATTTGCGAAAAAAATAA